A region of Nakaseomyces glabratus chromosome E, complete sequence DNA encodes the following proteins:
- the RIM4 gene encoding Rim4p (CAGL0E03630g~Ortholog(s) have RNA binding activity, role in premeiotic DNA replication, reciprocal meiotic recombination, sporulation resulting in formation of a cellular spore and cytoplasm localization), with product MVAAAIDITHVSTKVENFYLDSNISEVVKREVSLHFSDDSDINLENVGQEYEYEEDDNSEEDNYNDIEDDDNDSPIYEDDSEIEETTFNISKRSGHGGKKVYNTFSSSNSSSQSSPSLVSAVSNIRPTFHSDSESYSLSEGGSGLNLTRGSRIKSRSMSDSRSESSSSLSVYASISSSTSTNAFNFRADSGQQGINDSHKITTENKNTTIKSPVSHENDKYTNKLKAENETTPDNVTNTADTIGDYKGRPSACIFVASLASSLPDDQLCMNVTKHFQNYGQLVGVKVLRDDHNRPYAFVQYINDKDAKHALKNASGTVLNGRKLRCEAAKVNRTLLLINSKPIEYTEVIDFCNNFGKLEVLVPGKQSSSIRQGGGFNKLAPFRSSIGINIKQNQHNSLDNSTVSTSWFTQFVFREDAIRAFANIKDSNFWDVQWVQNVEVSPKYNLLNRADQFVKRNPSNDSNERDSDDFEKDEKAKYGSTFSLNARESDFQQDTDSVSTISSASKSNDKIAADLKFAYRQINTRDKFQIDKKSIFVGQLDLSTTKEILVKRFSTHGKIRNIDVVSKPTTVFAFIEYETEQAAAAALDKENHSILLSKTMHVQYKEIGGPHGRRLFKRNSYFKEVSKTFTPPEANLAPPPINMYMRMVSDNDSTLIPFPYIGYPLPEGIHEIDIVPFSGNPYIKAGVSGRNISATGHWSSVRSNSNQSTIADVSSLNINNTTSLQAKDITSETRNGGTTLDGDKSQSSDGEHHVGSPLSTTSTEPLNSSEKQNFNRYNNGTNGSYTYVSRRKFISRRNGYGYNEPPRNCFFPPYVYPFQYPIGSIHAGPNASGNHPYMMVYPLPPPPPPPHSGIKNSIIPPTPLGIPQSNTSIPPMTSSSSTQYMSTDSPKFIPEKKKQELEY from the coding sequence ATGGTGGCGGCAGCAATTGATATTACTCATGTATCAACCAAAGTGGAAAATTTTTACTTAGACAGCAATATTAGTGAAGTTGTAAAAAGGGAAGTTTCTCTCCATTTTAGTGACGATAGCGATATCAATTTAGAAAATGTTGGGCAGGAGTATGAATACGAAGAAGACGATAATAGCGAAGAAGATAACTATAACGATATtgaggatgatgataatgacaGTCCCATTTATGAAGATGACTCAGAGATTGAAGAGACGACATTTAATATAAGCAAGAGGTCAGGTCATGGCGGTAAAAAAGTTTATAATACTTTCTCATCATCAAACTCTTCATCCCAATCATCCCCATCGTTGGTTTCAGCTGTCTCGAATATTAGACCAACTTTTCATTCAGACTCAGAGTCTTATTCTTTATCAGAAGGAGGTTCCGGTTTGAATTTGACTAGAGGAAGTCGTATAAAGTCCAGATCGATGTCAGATTCTAGATCAGAATCATCTTCGTCATTATCTGTATACGCCTCAATCTCTTCCTCTACAAGTACTAACGCCTTCAATTTCAGAGCTGATAGTGGTCAGCAAGGAATTAATGATTCTCATAAAATTACaactgaaaataaaaatactaCAATAAAATCACCTGTATCCcatgaaaatgataaatataCCAACAAACTAAAGGCTGAGAATGAAACAACACCAGATAATGTGACCAATACAGCTGATACAATAGGTGATTATAAAGGGAGGCCTTCGGCATGTATTTTTGTTGCAAGTTTGGCCTCATCATTACCAGATGATCAATTATGCATGAATGTCACGAAGcattttcaaaactatGGTCAATTGGTAGGTGTTAAGGTTTTGAGAGATGATCATAACAGGCCTTATGCCTTTGTTCAATATATAAATGACAAAGATGCAAAACATGCTTTAAAGAATGCCAGTGGTACAGTTTTGAACGGTAGAAAATTAAGATGTGAGGCGGCCAAAGTAAATAGAACCCTGCTACTAATTAACTCGAAGCCAATCGAATATACTGAGGTAATCGACTTCTGTAATAACTTTGGTAAATTGGAGGTGTTAGTTCCAGGTAAACAGTCTTCCTCTATTAGACAAGGAGGTGGTTTTAACAAATTGGCGCCTTTTAGATCAAGTATTGGTATAAACATCAAACAGAATCAACACAATTCATTAGATAACTCCACTGTAAGCACATCCTGGTTCACTCAATTTGTTTTCAGAGAGGATGCTATTAGAGCATTTGCAAATATTAAGGACTCGAACTTTTGGGACGTTCAATGGGTTCAGAACGTTGAGGTCTCTCCGAAATATAATCTATTGAATCGGGCCGATCAATTTGTTAAGCGCAATCCTAGTAACGATTCTAACGAAAGAGACTcagatgattttgaaaaagacGAAAAAGCAAAATATGGTTCAACATTCTCACTAAATGCTCGTGAGTCGGATTTTCAACAAGACACAGATTCAGTCTCAACCATTTCTTCTGCTTCAAAAAGTAACGACAAGATTGCCGCTGACCTTAAATTTGCTTATAGACAAATAAACACCAGAGATAAGTTccaaattgataaaaaatcGATATTTGTTGGTCAACTAGACCTATCGACTACTAAGGAGATTCTCGTAAAAAGATTTTCCACTCACGGTAAGATAAGAAATATAGATGTAGTCAGTAAGCCTACAACGGTTTTTGCCTTTATTGAGTATGAAACGGAACAAGCGGCGGCAGCTGCTCTCGATAAAGAAAATCATTCAATTCTTCTGAGTAAGACGATGCACGTACAGTATAAGGAGATAGGAGGACCACATGGGAGGAGATTGTTTAAAAGAAACTCTTATTTTAAAGAGGTATCAAAAACATTCACACCACCAGAGGCAAATTtggcaccaccaccaattAACATGTATATGAGAATGGTTTCAGATAACGATTCGACATTGATACCTTTTCCTTACATAGGATATCCACTTCCTGAAGGTATAcatgaaattgatattgTTCCATTTTCTGGTAATCCATACATAAAAGCAGGTGTATCCGGTAGAAATATTTCAGCAACAGGTCATTGGTCCAGTGTAAGGTCAAATAGTAATCAAAGTACAATAGCAGATGTTAGCAGCttgaatataaataatactaCTTCACTTCAAGCTAAAGATATAACTTCTGAGACTCGAAATGGTGGAACGACATTAGATGGAGATAAGTCACAATCATCTGATGGCGAGCATCATGTGGGTTCACCACTGTCTACAACATCTACAGAACCACTAAACTCTAGTGAAAAGCAAAATTTTAACCGTTACAATAATGGAACAAATGGTTCTTACACTTATGTGTCTAGACGTAAATTTATTAGCAGGAGAAATGGTTATGGCTATAACGAGCCTCCAagaaattgtttttttccACCATACGTTTATCCATTTCAATACCCAATTGGATCTATCCATGCTGGGCCTAATGCGTCAGGGAACCATCCTTATATGATGGTGTATCCACTACCTCCACCTCCTCCACCACCTCATTCCGGAATTAAGAATTCCATTATACCCCCAACTCCATTAGGGATTCCACAATCTAACACTTCAATACCACCAATGACGTCTTCGTCTTCTACACAATATATGTCTACAGACTCCCCTAAATTTATAccagagaagaagaaacaagagTTAGAATATTAA
- a CDS encoding uncharacterized protein (CAGL0E03542g~Ortholog(s) have role in bipolar cellular bud site selection, invasive filamentous growth, mating projection assembly, pseudohyphal growth and cellular bud neck, cellular bud tip, incipient cellular bud site, mating projection localization) has protein sequence MAENGTKPLDIEKKKRIARAYDAITIYFSKRKREKYNIPRPIKLRVGELSSRKFFQLLTDLHHQCDYRDGRLKESDPIISESQLQKKLCTLDKSTYMKLLNDTIKSFNERGLSYLVTSHRSTEEIQRLSQQYCKVSVMNENLKQKKLELELAVREKRNKSFSINYLKNSMYKSDTLIAKFEAPKDGIPYVLIVQLTECLSSLTAYVSNTKRDFDVEGIFKTILSVNEVFREINLFMDVPRYKKQIFVLRLAISHMITSIRFFLLQPKAIPKLAVISSISDIHFKLCVLVNQVGMKITETDESMVQRSALVNGKKREVDAVQKVETMLADSVASKKLEAKTEVIPQSNTNAKDTSVDFSGPLINKNSLLDNIHKENPGRDVTLSAESELYKEVNKKNNYSENVELPVNNSSKKMGEDCLVKSHEDIDDLNDKSGLIESTTSSGRLAKSVHSGMQTDSKPVVPSFKIDTVEGYDSSEDLNAEPDLNAEPDLNAGLDLNIEPDLNAGINLDVESDLSIEPDLNIGQDLNSKMVSNMETEVAEDKDKRDASKGKAIHKLETEIDDMGVSSTDSESVDSLDQENGNVPHNSLYTKNEDEKKQRFKEKVKKFGTTAGLGLRLISESNNEPTTKPKLTNQELAKNIKGSTLAPSGGQKMSLKSDLSSRNSLHPLLKKFVAYEDEFWESSPLLPLHNFGSGSENRLSRINVQSIGQLINILNTMYEKFDLKYQKLLETLKNNKSTRGSIRRESNAIAEIVAQLADKVMQILTKDENTEILKKFSGHIERLESYNNGLASFAGLNVKGKIEIQSEDAEYASHSFKQRISETLYRISTTCKDVIKGFQEYNDGDD, from the coding sequence ATGGCGGAAAATGGTACTAAACCACTGGACAtcgagaagaagaagagaatcGCCAGAGCGTATGATGCTATCACGATATACTTCtcaaagaggaagaggGAAAAGTACAATATACCACGGCCTATAAAACTGCGAGTGGGTGAATTGAGTTCGCGGAAATTTTTCCAGTTGTTAACTGaccttcatcatcaatgtGATTATAGAGATGGCCGCCTCAAGGAGTCAGATCCTATTATCTCTGAATCAcaattgcaaaagaaattatGTACATTGGATAAGTCGACATACATGAAATTGCTAAACGATACCATTAAAAGTTTCAATGAGAGAGGTTTATCATACCTAGTCACATCGCACAGATCGACCGAAGAGATACAACGGTTATCTCAGCAATACTGTAAAGTTTCAGTCATGAACGAGAACTTGAAGCAAAAGAAGTTAGAATTGGAATTGGCAGTGAGAGAGAAAAGGAATAAAAGTTTCAGcataaattatttgaaaaactccATGTACAAGAGTGACACACTCATTGCTAAGTTTGAAGCTCCAAAAGACGGTATTCCTTATGTTTTGATTGTTCAGTTAACGGAATGTTTAAGTTCTTTGACTGCCTATGTGAGTAATACAAAGAGGGATTTTGATGTGGAAGGTATTTTTAAGACTATATTATCGGTAAATGAAGTATTTCGAGAAATAAATCTTTTTATGGATGTTCCAAGATACAAGAAACAGATATTCGTCCTACGATTGGCAATTTCTCATATGATAACATCAATTAGATTCTTTCTGCTTCAGCCTAAAGCTATACCAAAATTGGCTGTTATTAGTTCAATTTCGGATATCCATTTCAAGTTATGTGTGTTGGTAAACCAGGTTGGGATGAAAATAACCGAGACTGATGAATCTATGGTTCAAAGGTCTGCTTTAGTAAATGGAAAGAAGCGGGAAGTCGATGCAGTACAAAAGGTTGAAACAATGCTGGCGGACTCTGTTGCTTCTAAAAAACTTGAAGCCAAAACTGAAGTGATACCTCAGAGTAACACTAATGCTAAGGATACTTCAGTCGATTTTTCAGGTCCTTTAATTAATAAGAACTCTTTGCTGGACAATATACACAAGGAGAACCCTGGGAGAGATGTTACTTTGAGTGCAGAATCTGAACTTTACAAGGAAGttaataaaaagaataattacTCAGAAAATGTAGAATTACCCGTGAACAATAGTAGCAAGAAAATGGGAGAAGATTGTTTAGTGAAATCTCATGAGGATATCGACGACTTAAATGATAAATCAGGTTTGATTGAGAGTACAACCTCATCGGGTAGACTAGCTAAAAGTGTACATTCGGGTATGCAAACTGACTCAAAGCCAGTTGTACCATCGTTCAAAATTGATACAGTCGAAGGATACGATAGCTCTGAAGATTTAAATGCAGAACCAGATTTGAACGCAGAGCCAGATTTGAACGCGGGACTGGATCTGAATATAGAACCAGATTTAAACGCTGGAATTAATTTAGATGTAGAATCAGATTTGAGTATTGAACCAGATTTGAATATTGGACAGGatttgaattcaaaaatggTGAGTAATATGGAAACTGAGGTGGCGGAAGATAAAGATAAGAGAGATGCTAGTAAGGGGAAAGCTATTCATAAACTGGAGACTGAGATTGATGATATGGGTGTTTCTTCTACAGACTCAGAATCAGTTGATTCACTCGATCAGGAGAATGGTAATGTCCCACACAATAGCCTATACACTAAGAATGAGGATGAGAAAAAACAGAGGTTCAAGGAAAAGGTTAAAAAGTTTGGTACAACTGCAGGTTTGGGACTGCGATTGATCTCAGAATCCAACAATGAACCAACTACAAAACCAAAACTAACGAATCAGGAATTggcaaaaaatataaaaggTTCTACATTAGCACCTTCTGGGGGGCAAAAAATGAGCTTAAAATCGGATTTAAGCTCTAGAAACTCGCTACATCCATTACTGAAGAAATTTGTAGCTTATGAGGATGAGTTTTGGGAATCATCTCCTTTACTTCCTTTACATAATTTTGGGTCTGGTAGTGAAAATAGATTGAGCAGAATAAATGTCCAATCTATTGGTcaattaattaatattcttaACACAATgtatgaaaaatttgatttgaAGTATCAGAAATTGCTAGAGACactaaagaataataaaagcaCAAGAGGTTCTATTAGAAGAGAGAGTAATGCAATTGCAGAAATAGTAGCGCAACTTGCTGATAAAGTGATGCAGATACTCACCAAAGATGAAAATACCGAAATCCTCAAAAAATTTAGTGGACACATCGAGAGATTGGAGTCATATAACAATGGATTGGCATCTTTTGCAGGATTGAATGTGAAGGGAAAGATAGAAATTCAATCAGAAGATGCAGAGTATGCTTCACACAGTTTTAAGCAAAGGATCAGTGAAACCCTGTATCGGATATCTACCACATGTAAAGATGTGATTAAGGgttttcaagaatataATGATGGCGATGATTGA
- the CDC3 gene encoding septin CDC3 (CAGL0E03564g~Ortholog(s) have GTP binding, phosphatidylinositol-4-phosphate binding, phosphatidylinositol-5-phosphate binding, structural molecule activity), with protein sequence MSFEGSVKKEPIEDDVGGYSIGAAAQAQHAPQMAPQVPQDMKDVRSSVSASVTPANDAEVAMDQEYYADSADHADHADHARELGQVLPEQPDLKIVRRQVTGYVGFANLPKQWRRKSIRKGFTFNLLCVGTAGLGKTTLVNTLFGRDFAPGAMESNIPGDYQAEMDSVDEKVENLKIEDTDENGIAAMAAAAGVANGQGKAAEEENLTSSIHMEKQSAVIEENGVSLKLTVIDAHGFGDAIDNSDAWQPIVSEVNKRFDQYLDAENRINRGVIEDTRIHACLYFIEPTAHFLKPLDIEFCKQIHEKCNLIPVIAKSDILTDEEIAIFKSRIRRQLDEAGVTLFEPPTYALDDEETVAATKELANKVPYAVVGSTEMVTNSEGKLVRGRTYPWGIIEVDNSAHSDFNFLRDLLIRQYMEELRERTVKVLYEKYRSEKLINLGIKQDNSVFKEYDPETRQKEEKQLHEAKLAKLEAEMKAVFQQKVSEKEKKLQKSEAELFARHKEMKDKLTKQLKALEEKKHQLEISISKQVSQSPVQPKKKGFLR encoded by the coding sequence ATGTCTTTTGAAGGAAGTGTTAAGAAAGAGCCCATTGAGGACGATGTTGGCGGGTACTCTATTGGTGCAGCTGCGCAAGCGCAGCATGCACCACAGATGGCGCCACAGGTGCCACAGGATATGAAGGATGTGCGTTCGAGTGTTAGCGCTTCTGTGACGCCGGCTAATGATGCCGAGGTTGCTATGGATCAGGAGTACTACGCGGATAGTGCGGATCACGCGGATCACGCGGATCACGCGCGTGAATTAGGCCAGGTGCTGCCTGAGCAGCCGGATTTGAAGATTGTTCGCCGCCAGGTTACTGGGTATGTTGGTTTTGCAAACTTGCCTAAGCAATGGCGGAGGAAGTCCATTCGCAAGGGTTTCACTTTCAACCTGCTATGTGTCGGTACCGCTGGTTTGGGTAAGACTACACTGGTGAACACTCTGTTTGGTCGCGATTTCGCGCCTGGGGCTATGGAGAGCAATATCCCAGGGGACTACCAGGCGGAGATGGACTCCGTGGACGAGAAGGTCGAGAACTTGAAGATCGAGGACACTGACGAGAACGGTATCGCCGCCATGGCCGCTGCTGCCGGTGTGGCCAATGGTCAAGGTAAGGCAGCCGAGGAGGAAAACTTAACCTCGTCGATTCATATGGAGAAGCAATCTGCCGTGATAGAGGAGAACGGCGTTTCCTTGAAGCTGACTGTGATCGATGCACATGGGTTCGGTGACGCCATCGACAACAGCGACGCCTGGCAGCCAATTGTGAGCGAGGTCAACAAGCGTTTTGACCAATACCTGGACGCCGAAAACAGAATCAACAGAGGCGTGATCGAGGATACAAGAATACACGCATGTCTGTACTTTATAGAACCAACGGCGCACTTCTTGAAACCTCTAGATATTGAGTTCTGCAAGCAGATCCACGAGAAGTGTAACTTGATTCCAGTAATCGCTAAATCAGACATCCTAACAGATGAAGAGATCGCAATCTTCAAAAGCAGAATCAGAAGGCAGCTGGACGAAGCTGGTGTTACCCTTTTCGAACCACCAACCTACGCTCTAGATGACGAAGAGACAGTCGCAGCAACTAAAGAGCTCGCAAATAAAGTGCCATACGCCGTTGTCGGTTCCACAGAGATGGTCACAAACTCAGAGGGTAAGTTGGTCAGAGGCCGTACTTACCCATGGGGTATCATTGAGGTCGATAACTCCGCTCACTCCGACTTCAACTTCTTACGCGACCTGTTGATAAGACAATACATGGAAGAGCTTCGTGAGAGAACTGTGAAGGTGTTATATGAGAAATATAGATCCGAGAAACTCATAAATCTAGGCATAAAACAAGATAACAGTGTTTTCAAGGAGTACGATCCAGAGACAAGACAGAAGGAGGAGAAACAATTACACGAGGCCAAACTTGCAAAACTAGAAGCTGAAATGAAGGCAGTGTTCCAGCAAAAGGTTTCggagaaggagaagaaacTGCAGAAATCAGAAGCAGAATTATTCGCCAGACATAAGGAAATGAAAGACAAACTAACAAAGCAATTGAAGGCTCTCGAAGAAAAAAAGCACCAGCTAGAAATATCTATTTCTAAACAAGTGTCGCAATCACCTGTTCAgccaaaaaagaaaggattTCTACGTTAA
- the NPR3 gene encoding Npr3p (CAGL0E03608g~Ortholog(s) have role in meiotic cell cycle, negative regulation of TORC1 signaling, negative regulation of small GTPase mediated signal transduction and positive regulation of autophagy, more): MNEFLPDSCLLGVMLAVSSHSGPQVIYHYPPSNRILETARDAHMNQQLGTTGLKRETEGRSMKSRGHPGNWDMNSELDSDLHSSKMERTASSSSSSSLSSPSSGLSDSELSTDYADWSTSGSSSDSELDLQTPDDSRRSQLENAGARSTRNVSPVSMSRNTSLGREPKDNGQKISASKLLDILNDPKSQFTKINTNDTNDDQFNMEEDDDLIEFDYMTSEKRVDITEEFFTEANYQDTSKFFEFDIDFLAELCCPSREMCNTRFELTVDEYCFLGHPIHVDSSGNWRKSRKRNNSLSKSKRSGSLTGSRKRSGSKSSNHDKSFSAETPNSPESSKIIEEVGSLHKSRTLSNPQNDHFTKDMTMFHVCFIMDPNLIEYNKRVDDMYQYVVARLSVLLRYLQSKNDYVSEQCELILKEKEKVFKNSKHYKSLSLPSEKGRYLYQRLLAKSSLARALTECVEKIKKNEIACLEITDHRTVSLQIPIQNEFSILPQYKLYPVLKGSFLTSIQNNKFLEKSANIDDNHHAKSARDTNLISDHVNTFSNGQTKNEIFYSKNMENALTAQNDYDDDDLLLYSILLLDDPDKIIADLDNYSSNDDIGGVILKQLVKVIQPNVPLLSYQYIINELLAEKPLSSSTTANKSKQNKDNKTNTFYSALLRSCALHLIYWRHARAILPISFKNTYIVSPLSPVEADNSEMIKGNRKPSITDLNVTSNSSSKIPVIYLNQQSFKLKFPSLPSLPTFLNILSLGKPKAFGNIIPSKEHKPIYMAALIWLIQKGYLTQLLTFVYIRVDKKIKMKVDEDLEKEGFRTNRRRRQEDNVDNKLLSTDENANEPPKSTKVDINDNTLEGRDTEYDSDSFDYDDPEFNHDYTIILEPERATALEKRWIYKCIQDQPQDIKILFNKVMKYMNGRTAMETVMLKEHISRHDIKRLLTSLGNYIVELNHW, encoded by the coding sequence ATGAATGAGTTTCTGCCGGATTCATGCCTATTGGGTGTGATGCTGGCGGTTTCCTCACACTCAGGCCCCCAGGTTATATACCATTACCCACCATCGAATAGGATACTCGAAACTGCAAGAGATGCACACATGAACCAGCAATTGGGCACTACCGGTCTTAAGAGAGAGACGGAAGGCAGGAGCATGAAGAGCAGAGGCCACCCGGGCAATTGGGACATGAACTCCGAGCTAGACTCAGACTTGCACTCAAGCAAGATGGAGCGTACcgcttcatcttcttcctcGTCATCGCtatcttctccttcttccGGTTTGAGTGACAGCGAGCTGTCTACTGATTACGCCGATTGGTCTACCTCCGGGAGCTCATCAGACTCAGAATTGGATTTACAGACCCCTGATGATAGCCGAAGATCACAGCTAGAGAATGCAGGTGCCAGGTCAACCAGGAACGTAAGTCCCGTGTCAATGTCGAGAAATACATCCCTGGGAAGAGAACCTAAAGATAATGGGCAAAAAATAAGCGCAAGCAAACTTCTAGACATCCTAAATGATCCAAAATCACAATTTACAAAGATAAACACGAATGATACCAACGATGACCAGTTCAATATGGAGGAAGACGATGATCTCATAGAATTCGATTACATGACATCAGAGAAAAGGGTAGACATCACAGAAGAATTCTTCACTGAAGCTAATTATCAAGATACTTCAAAGTTTTTTGAGTTTGATATAGATTTCCTGGCTGAACTTTGCTGTCCTAGCAGAGAAATGTGTAATACTAGATTTGAATTAACAGTCGACGAATACTGTTTCCTTGGCCATCCAATTCATGTCGATTCTAGCGGAAACTGGagaaaatcaagaaaaagaaataactCCTTAAGTAAATCAAAAAGATCGGGAAGCTTAACCGGTAGTAGGAAACGCTCTGGATCGAAGTCCTCTAATCATGATAAGAGTTTCAGTGCCGAGACTCCAAATAGTCCCGAGAGCTCAAAAATTATCGAAGAAGTTGGCTCTCTACACAAGAGCAGAACACTATCTAATCCTCAAAATGATCATTTTACAAAAGATATGACGATGTTTCATGTTTGCTTTATTATGGATCCAAATCTTATCGAATACAATAAGAGAGTAGATGACATGTATCAATATGTGGTAGCTAGATTATCTGTCCTATTAAGATATCTACAGTCGAAAAATGATTATGTATCAGAACAATGTGAACTAatactaaaagaaaaggagaaAGTTTTTAAAAACTCGAAACACTACAAAAGCCTATCATTACCTTCAGAGAAGGGGAGATATTTATACCAGAGGTTATTAGCAAAATCATCCTTAGCAAGGGCTCTTACTGAATGTGTcgaaaagataaagaaaaatgaaattgcCTGCTTAGAAATAACTGATCATAGAACTGTGTCTTTACAAATCCCAATACAAAATGAATTTAGCATACTCCCTCAATATAAATTATATCCTGTTTTGAAAGGCTCTTTTTTAACTTCAATCCAGAATAATAAGTTTTTAGAAAAATCTGCAAATATCGATGATAATCATCATGCAAAGAGTGCTCGTGATACTAACTTAATTTCCGACCATGTAAACACATTCTCTAATGgacaaacaaaaaatgaGATTTTTTACAGTAAGAACATGGAAAATGCATTAACGGCACAAAATGATtatgatgacgatgactTACTATTATACTCAATTTTGTTGTTAGATGATCCTGATAAAATTATTGCTGACCTAGATAACTACTCTTCCAATGATGACATTGGAGGGGTTATTCTAAAACAGTTAGTGAAAGTCATTCAACCTAATGTTccattattatcatatcAGTATATTATAAACGAATTACTAGCTGAAAAACCGCTCTCTTCTTCCACCACAGCTAATAAAAGCAAACAAAacaaagataataaaactAATACCTTTTATTCTGCATTATTAAGGTCTTGTGCTTTACATTTGATTTACTGGAGACATGCGCGTGCAATATTACCTATAAGCTTTAAAAACACTTATATTGTGTCGCCTCTCTCACCTGTAGAGGCAGATAACTCTGAGATGATAAAAGGTAATCGAAAGCCAAGTATTACAGATCTCAACGTAACCTCAAATTCCTCATCCAAGATACCCGTTATTTATCTGAACCAACAGTCATTCAAATTGAAGTTTCCTTCATTACCTTCATTGCCAACCTTCTTGAACATTCTTTCTTTAGGGAAACCAAAGGCCTTTGGAAATATCATTCCTTCCAAAGAACATAAACCTATTTACATGGCGGCTCTTATATGGCTGATCCAAAAGGGATATCTAACACAACTGCTCACATTTGTTTATATTAGGGTAGATAAAAAGATTAAAATGAAGGTTGACGAGGATTTGGAAAAGGAAGGATTTAGAACgaatagaagaagaagacaagAAGACAATGTCGACAACAAATTGTTGTCAACTGATGAAAATGCAAATGAACCTCCAAAGAGTACCAAAGTTGACATAAATGACAATACACTCGAAGGAAGAGATACCGAATATGACAGTGATTCGTTTGATTACGATGACCCTGAATTCAATCACGATTATACTATTATTCTAGAACCTGAAAGAGCTACCGCACTTGAAAAGAGATGGATTTACAAGTGTATACAGGATCAACCTCAGGATATTAagatattatttaataaagTAATGAAATACATGAACGGCAGGACCGCCATGGAAACAGTAATGCTTAAGGAACATATTTCTCGCCATGACATTAAGAGACTTCTGACTTCGCTAGGTAATTATATAGTTGAACTTAACCACTGGTAG